The Phycisphaerae bacterium RAS1 genome includes a region encoding these proteins:
- a CDS encoding hypothetical protein (Carbon storage regulator homolog), with protein MLVLSRQRDESIVIGDNVQITVVDIRGDKVRLGIVAPAEITVHRKEVYDAIQRENRKAAGVTTEDLAAANPVTRPSTNNHNGPPRG; from the coding sequence ATGTTGGTGCTCTCAAGACAGCGCGACGAATCGATCGTGATCGGCGACAATGTGCAGATCACCGTCGTCGATATCCGGGGGGACAAGGTCAGGCTGGGCATTGTTGCACCGGCCGAGATTACGGTGCATCGCAAGGAAGTGTACGACGCCATCCAGCGCGAGAACCGCAAGGCGGCAGGCGTCACCACGGAGGACCTGGCAGCCGCCAATCCGGTTACGCGTCCATCCACGAACAACCACAACGGACCGCCGCGCGGCTAG
- the fliW gene encoding Flagellar assembly factor FliW — protein sequence MIVETTRFGTVEIDDGKVITFKEPLLGFPDQRRFVIVQTSPDPVFYWLQSAEDPALAFVVCDPRAFVPDYRVSVRKDDVEQLGLRDLEDCQVVVIVNKVGDELTANLLGPLLIGCGSMQAKQLVLADKRYGTRHPLVSLARPKLVARSA from the coding sequence ATGATCGTCGAAACCACGCGATTTGGAACGGTCGAGATTGATGACGGCAAGGTCATCACGTTCAAGGAGCCGCTGCTCGGATTTCCCGACCAGCGGCGCTTCGTGATTGTGCAGACCTCGCCCGACCCGGTCTTCTACTGGCTGCAGTCGGCGGAGGATCCGGCGCTGGCGTTCGTGGTCTGCGATCCGCGGGCCTTCGTGCCGGACTACCGCGTCAGCGTCCGCAAGGACGACGTCGAGCAGCTCGGGCTGCGCGACCTGGAAGACTGCCAGGTGGTCGTCATCGTCAACAAAGTCGGCGATGAGCTGACCGCCAACCTGCTCGGACCGCTGCTCATCGGCTGCGGATCGATGCAGGCCAAGCAGCTTGTGCTGGCGGACAAGCGCTATGGCACGCGCCATCCGCTGGTCAGCCTGGCGCGGCCGAAGCTCGTCGCCCGCAGCGCGTAG
- the fliC_3 gene encoding Flagellin, which produces MARINTNVGAVIAQRNLNSSYKLLNGTLERLSTGLRVNRGKDDPAGLIVSERLRSEIGAVDQAMKNTQRASNIIATTEGALDEVANLLRDIQELIVGAANRGALSDDEIRANQLQIDSAIQSITRISSSTTFAGRSLLNGSLDYITSGLDGSVVDALSVHGVQFGDRAYVPVNINVTTSAQPANLYFTGSAIAQSVTIKVEGSGGVTALSFVSGTTASAMVEAINAVTAATGVEATLSATATSGFTLSSTELGSKHFVSIQTLPGGGTFALVDENGQPDARDEGRDAVATINGALSLGDGNRLAIKTATMDMELSLDSTFGIGTTSFAIVEGGALFQVGARVNSNLQIGVGIQSIAATDLGNSGIGFLSQIQSDGEYSLLKHQETQAQRIVDEAIKQVSVLRGRLGAFEKNTLETNVNQLGITMENLMASESSIRDADFAAETAALSRNQVLVASGTTVLGLANQTPQSVLRLLGG; this is translated from the coding sequence ATGGCTCGTATTAACACGAATGTGGGGGCGGTAATCGCCCAGCGCAACCTGAACAGCTCCTACAAGCTGCTGAACGGCACGCTGGAGCGCTTGTCGACCGGCCTGCGCGTCAATCGCGGCAAGGATGACCCGGCCGGCCTGATCGTCTCCGAACGCCTGCGCTCCGAAATCGGCGCGGTGGACCAGGCGATGAAGAACACGCAGCGCGCCAGCAACATCATCGCCACCACCGAGGGCGCCCTCGACGAGGTCGCCAACCTGCTGCGCGACATCCAGGAGCTGATCGTCGGCGCCGCTAACCGCGGCGCGCTCTCCGACGACGAGATTCGCGCCAACCAGCTCCAGATCGACTCTGCGATCCAGAGCATCACGCGCATCTCCAGCAGCACGACCTTCGCCGGGCGCTCCCTGCTCAACGGGTCGCTCGACTACATCACCAGCGGCCTCGACGGCTCGGTCGTCGATGCGCTGTCGGTTCACGGCGTGCAGTTCGGCGATCGTGCGTATGTGCCGGTCAACATCAACGTGACCACCTCGGCCCAGCCGGCCAACCTCTATTTCACCGGCAGCGCCATCGCCCAGAGCGTCACCATCAAGGTCGAAGGCAGCGGCGGCGTCACCGCGCTTTCCTTCGTCAGCGGCACCACCGCGTCCGCGATGGTCGAGGCAATCAACGCCGTCACCGCCGCCACCGGCGTGGAGGCGACGCTGTCGGCGACAGCGACGTCGGGCTTCACGCTCAGCAGCACGGAGCTGGGCAGCAAGCACTTCGTCTCGATCCAGACGCTGCCGGGCGGAGGCACGTTCGCCCTGGTCGACGAGAACGGCCAGCCCGACGCGCGCGACGAAGGCCGCGACGCGGTCGCGACGATCAACGGCGCCTTGAGCCTGGGCGACGGCAATCGCCTGGCGATCAAGACCGCCACAATGGATATGGAGCTGTCGCTCGACTCCACCTTCGGGATCGGCACGACCAGCTTCGCGATTGTCGAGGGCGGCGCCCTGTTCCAGGTCGGCGCGCGCGTCAACAGCAACCTGCAGATCGGCGTCGGCATTCAGTCCATCGCCGCCACCGACCTGGGCAACAGCGGCATCGGCTTCCTGTCGCAGATCCAGAGCGACGGCGAGTATTCGCTGCTCAAGCATCAGGAGACGCAGGCGCAGCGCATCGTCGACGAAGCCATCAAGCAAGTGTCGGTCCTTCGCGGCCGGCTGGGCGCGTTTGAGAAGAACACGCTCGAAACCAACGTGAACCAGCTCGGGATCACGATGGAAAACCTGATGGCGTCCGAGTCCTCGATTCGCGACGCCGACTTCGCCGCCGAGACCGCGGCCCTGTCGCGCAACCAGGTGCTGGTCGCGTCCGGCACGACCGTGCTGGGCCTGGCCAATCAGACGCCGCAAAGCGTCCTGCGGCTGCTCGGCGGCTAA